Proteins found in one archaeon genomic segment:
- a CDS encoding V-type ATP synthase subunit A yields the protein MPVKGKIVWISGPAVKASGMAASKMYEVTQVGEEKLVGEVIKLTGDIAFVQVYESTSGLRPGEPVLGTGQPLSTTLGPGMVGTIYDGLQRPLDVIAKKAGAFITRGVTANSIPFDKEWEFVPSIKKGDEIEGGSILGTVQETPLLEHRILAPPTSPKVKVKDIVKAGKYKVDETVVTAEDKSGKKLELMMYHKWPVRTPRPIRERLDPEIPLMTGQRVLDSIFPMAKGGTGAIPGAFGTGKTVTLHSVAKWADAKVVFHIGCGERGNEMTEVLVEFPELIDPQSGRPLMERTILVANVSNMPVAAREASIYTGVTMAEYYRDMGYDTVLVADSTSRWAEALREISGRLEEMPAEEGYPSYLASRLAEFYERAGRVDLLGTPTRTGSITLIGAVSPAGGDFTEPVTSQTIRFVRNFWALDARLAYSRHYPSINWMSSYSGYTESVSKWWKERVDKDWFAIRAEAYSILQREDALKEIVRLLGPEALPDEEKLILDVARMIQIGFLQQNAYDDTDAYCSPQKQFVMMKTFVQFHQEALKVLGNGVPLSKIRAMQVIAPMLRAKFAIKNEEMDKLEAIRNQMFSEFSSLSTVPEVRAA from the coding sequence TTGCCGGTTAAAGGAAAGATCGTGTGGATCTCCGGGCCAGCTGTCAAGGCCTCGGGCATGGCGGCCTCCAAGATGTACGAGGTCACGCAGGTCGGCGAGGAGAAGCTAGTCGGAGAGGTAATCAAACTCACTGGCGACATCGCCTTCGTCCAGGTCTACGAATCCACCAGCGGCCTCCGCCCGGGCGAGCCAGTCCTCGGGACAGGGCAGCCTCTCTCGACGACCCTGGGCCCCGGGATGGTCGGCACGATCTACGACGGCCTTCAGAGGCCCCTCGACGTTATCGCCAAGAAGGCAGGTGCTTTCATCACGAGGGGAGTCACTGCCAACTCGATCCCCTTCGACAAGGAATGGGAGTTCGTCCCCTCCATCAAGAAGGGCGACGAGATTGAGGGAGGGAGCATCCTGGGCACGGTCCAGGAGACGCCCCTTCTCGAGCACAGAATCTTGGCGCCTCCGACGAGCCCCAAGGTCAAGGTGAAGGACATAGTCAAGGCAGGGAAGTACAAGGTCGACGAGACGGTCGTGACCGCCGAGGACAAGTCTGGAAAGAAGCTTGAGTTGATGATGTATCACAAGTGGCCGGTCAGGACCCCACGGCCCATCCGCGAGAGGCTCGACCCGGAGATCCCGCTGATGACCGGGCAGCGGGTCCTCGACTCGATTTTCCCGATGGCGAAGGGAGGGACCGGGGCGATCCCGGGAGCCTTCGGGACCGGCAAGACCGTCACGCTGCACTCGGTCGCGAAGTGGGCAGACGCCAAGGTCGTCTTCCACATAGGATGCGGTGAGAGGGGCAACGAGATGACCGAGGTGCTCGTCGAATTCCCCGAGCTGATCGACCCCCAGAGCGGCAGGCCGCTGATGGAGAGGACGATCCTCGTCGCGAACGTCAGCAACATGCCGGTCGCCGCCAGAGAGGCGAGCATCTACACCGGCGTCACGATGGCCGAATACTACAGGGACATGGGGTACGACACAGTGCTGGTAGCAGACTCCACCAGCCGCTGGGCCGAGGCCCTCCGTGAAATCAGCGGAAGGCTCGAGGAGATGCCGGCCGAGGAGGGCTACCCGTCCTACCTCGCATCGAGGCTCGCTGAATTCTACGAAAGAGCGGGCAGGGTCGACCTCTTGGGGACCCCCACCAGGACAGGCTCCATCACGCTGATAGGCGCGGTATCGCCTGCAGGGGGCGACTTCACCGAGCCCGTGACCTCGCAGACGATCAGGTTCGTCAGGAACTTCTGGGCCCTCGACGCCCGTCTCGCATACTCGAGGCATTACCCCTCGATCAACTGGATGAGCTCCTATTCTGGGTACACCGAGTCGGTCAGCAAGTGGTGGAAGGAGAGGGTAGACAAGGACTGGTTCGCCATCAGAGCCGAGGCCTACAGCATCCTCCAGAGGGAGGACGCTCTGAAAGAGATCGTACGCCTCCTTGGCCCCGAGGCCCTCCCCGACGAAGAGAAGCTGATCCTCGACGTCGCCAGGATGATCCAGATCGGCTTCCTGCAGCAGAACGCTTACGACGACACGGACGCCTACTGCAGCCCCCAGAAACAGTTCGTGATGATGAAGACCTTCGTCCAGTTCCACCAGGAGGCCCTCAAGGTCCTCGGGAACGGCGTGCCTCTCAGCAAGATCAGGGCCATGCAGGTGATAGCTCCCATGCTCAGAGCGAAGTTCGCCATCAAGAACGAGGAGATGGACAAGCTTGAAGCCATTAGAAACCAGATGTTCTCTGAGTTCAGCTCCCTCTCGACCGTCCCGGAGGTCAGGGCCGCATGA
- a CDS encoding V-type ATP synthase subunit F has translation MKVVAVGGKAFVTGFVLSGVTGEYVSSPAAALDKIRKLVTDSKVGLIMVSDEVAGPIRDDLTAVRSKRAIPLIYEVPGPGSRKEKVEYRAMLRAILGV, from the coding sequence GTGAAGGTAGTCGCTGTCGGGGGCAAGGCCTTCGTGACCGGGTTCGTCCTTTCGGGCGTCACGGGGGAGTACGTCTCCTCGCCAGCTGCGGCCCTCGACAAAATCAGAAAGCTGGTCACCGACTCGAAGGTCGGTCTGATAATGGTCAGCGACGAGGTCGCCGGGCCCATAAGGGACGACCTGACTGCGGTCCGCTCGAAGCGCGCGATTCCGTTGATCTACGAAGTCCCCGGGCCCGGGAGCAGGAAGGAGAAGGTCGAGTACCGGGCGATGCTCAGGGCGATACTGGGAGTCTGA
- a CDS encoding zinc-ribbon domain-containing protein: MSDPDSGRLSSIKTYLLVALIFNILSVVGLAIASLIFLLFLIIPVLGFIAVIPIVLLVLSLSVLNRVNQMRGAAERGDIAALKALNSVGWAVIGLLFAGIITGIMLLLANGSINELQGRGPAAAPDQSWVQSQGTGEMKFCPSCGTKIPKSAAFCPKCGTRQ, from the coding sequence TTGTCTGACCCTGACTCAGGTCGGCTCTCGAGCATCAAGACGTACCTCCTGGTCGCTCTGATCTTCAACATACTCTCGGTGGTAGGGCTCGCAATCGCGTCGCTAATCTTCCTCCTGTTCCTCATAATCCCAGTCCTCGGATTCATCGCCGTCATCCCAATCGTCCTCTTGGTCCTGTCGCTCTCGGTCTTGAACAGGGTAAACCAGATGCGGGGCGCCGCCGAGAGAGGGGACATAGCCGCCCTCAAAGCGCTCAACTCTGTCGGATGGGCGGTGATCGGGCTCCTCTTCGCCGGGATAATCACGGGGATAATGCTCCTCCTTGCCAACGGTTCCATCAACGAGCTGCAGGGAAGGGGTCCGGCCGCGGCTCCCGACCAGAGCTGGGTCCAGAGTCAGGGAACGGGAGAGATGAAGTTCTGCCCCTCGTGCGGCACGAAGATTCCAAAGTCCGCGGCCTTCTGTCCGAAGTGCGGGACGCGCCAGTAG
- a CDS encoding transcription factor, translating into MKMDNRNARRMMDKMGINMREIPDVEEVVIKTKDKEMHIKNATVSEVNAQGNKVFQVVGEVEEVEIEREAFNDEDVLLVQQQAGVTRERAVAALEQSDGEVARAILKLTS; encoded by the coding sequence ATGAAGATGGACAACAGGAACGCGAGAAGGATGATGGACAAGATGGGGATCAACATGCGTGAGATACCCGACGTCGAGGAGGTAGTGATCAAGACCAAGGACAAGGAGATGCACATAAAGAACGCGACCGTCTCGGAGGTCAACGCCCAGGGGAACAAGGTCTTCCAGGTAGTCGGCGAGGTCGAGGAGGTCGAGATAGAGAGGGAGGCCTTCAACGACGAGGACGTCCTCCTGGTCCAGCAGCAGGCCGGCGTCACGAGGGAGAGGGCCGTCGCGGCTCTCGAGCAATCAGACGGCGAGGTCGCGCGGGCGATACTCAAGCTCACCTCATGA
- a CDS encoding tRNA (cytidine(56)-2'-O)-methyltransferase translates to MSPDPKSIQVLRVGQRYYRDERTLTHLCLVSRALGAESIFLEDAEKDVTRTLAEVNEAWGGDFQAFLGAPWRRVIQDAKKEGRKVVHLTMYGLPIQDVATELRKLEKVLLVVGGPKVPGRVYHEADYNVAVTSQPHSEVAALAIALHELQGGEELKRTFQKSKLRIQPSARGKRVVKS, encoded by the coding sequence ATGAGCCCTGACCCGAAGAGCATCCAAGTCCTCCGCGTGGGCCAGAGGTACTACAGGGACGAAAGGACCCTCACCCACCTCTGCCTGGTCTCAAGGGCCCTCGGCGCGGAGTCGATCTTCCTCGAGGACGCGGAGAAGGACGTGACCAGGACCCTGGCCGAGGTCAACGAAGCTTGGGGGGGCGACTTCCAGGCCTTCCTCGGGGCCCCATGGAGGAGGGTGATCCAGGACGCGAAGAAGGAGGGGAGGAAGGTGGTCCACCTGACTATGTACGGGCTCCCGATCCAGGACGTGGCGACGGAGCTGCGGAAGCTCGAGAAGGTCCTGCTGGTCGTTGGGGGGCCCAAGGTCCCGGGGAGGGTCTACCACGAGGCGGACTACAACGTGGCAGTGACGTCTCAGCCCCACTCCGAGGTGGCCGCGCTCGCGATTGCGCTTCATGAGCTGCAGGGCGGAGAAGAACTTAAGAGAACGTTTCAAAAAAGCAAGCTCCGGATCCAGCCCTCGGCCCGGGGCAAGAGGGTCGTCAAATCTTGA
- a CDS encoding transcription factor has product MKIEYEDTFVKVAGLIGGPDYVRVARALLNNENATDEEIASATGLKIKTVRKSLYDLFGRSLITGVRVRDPKRGWFVYRWKAQRDQTDGFIQTQRKKVLNRLKQRLDYEETHEFYFCGTPTCLTRTFEDAMENFFKCPTCGKALNRLDNAELKNSLLWKIKQLEEELVK; this is encoded by the coding sequence TTGAAAATAGAATACGAAGACACGTTTGTGAAGGTAGCCGGCCTCATAGGCGGCCCCGACTACGTCAGGGTGGCGAGGGCGCTCCTCAACAACGAGAACGCGACCGACGAGGAGATCGCGTCTGCGACAGGGCTAAAGATTAAGACCGTGAGGAAGTCTCTCTACGACCTCTTCGGACGGAGTCTGATCACCGGCGTGAGGGTCAGGGACCCGAAGAGGGGATGGTTCGTGTACAGATGGAAGGCGCAGAGGGACCAGACCGACGGGTTCATCCAGACCCAGAGGAAGAAGGTCCTGAACAGGCTCAAGCAGAGGCTCGACTACGAGGAGACCCACGAGTTCTACTTCTGCGGGACGCCGACGTGTCTGACCAGGACCTTCGAGGACGCGATGGAGAACTTCTTCAAGTGCCCGACTTGCGGGAAGGCCCTCAACAGGCTGGACAACGCCGAGCTGAAGAACTCGCTGCTCTGGAAGATCAAACAGCTGGAAGAGGAACTGGTGAAGTGA
- a CDS encoding HDIG domain-containing protein has product MRPSEEGALKLHRKHGSNDAIVRHCKTVARVSMILATELQSQGKAVDKEAVLAGALLHDIGRNRAQTVRHGLEGSLLLKEEGVDEKVVEIVRRHVGAGLSAEEAKALGFPNLDYIPRSVEEVVVCFADKMVDGVKVRPFEEEVKRFVRKGHDVPRLMALRERVRSELGKDPEGLIFEKIKESD; this is encoded by the coding sequence GTGAGGCCCTCTGAGGAGGGGGCCCTCAAGCTTCACAGGAAGCACGGCAGCAACGACGCGATCGTCAGGCACTGCAAGACCGTCGCGAGGGTCTCGATGATACTCGCTACAGAGCTCCAGAGTCAGGGCAAGGCAGTCGACAAAGAAGCGGTCCTCGCAGGGGCCCTGCTCCACGACATAGGGAGGAACAGGGCCCAGACGGTGAGGCACGGGCTGGAGGGGTCGCTGCTGCTCAAGGAGGAAGGAGTGGACGAGAAGGTGGTGGAGATAGTAAGACGCCACGTCGGGGCCGGACTCTCGGCCGAGGAGGCGAAGGCGCTGGGGTTCCCGAACCTGGACTACATCCCCAGGAGCGTGGAGGAGGTCGTCGTCTGCTTCGCCGATAAGATGGTCGACGGGGTCAAGGTCAGGCCCTTTGAGGAGGAAGTGAAGAGGTTCGTCCGGAAGGGGCACGACGTCCCCAGGCTGATGGCCCTCAGGGAGCGCGTGAGGTCCGAGCTTGGGAAGGACCCGGAAGGCCTGATCTTCGAGAAGATTAAAGAAAGTGACTAG
- a CDS encoding signal peptidase I, with protein sequence MKMRLLKYAEYAATLVLVGFAAYGGVEYLLGVQPYRVVTDSPSSMSNAINYGDVVAVYGAPYSSLRVGDVIVFHDPRGNPGVVIHRIFSVGDCQGQVCYTTKGDNMATNPSADPWSVTESFYEGRVLAVLPYAGYLSPALWGFTGVSLYVLLGSIGGIAVLLGIKSKNSGKETSKASGGASAMDTAGGR encoded by the coding sequence ATGAAGATGAGACTCCTGAAGTACGCTGAGTACGCTGCAACCCTCGTCCTCGTGGGCTTCGCTGCCTATGGAGGCGTCGAGTACCTGCTCGGCGTCCAACCGTATCGGGTCGTGACGGACAGTCCGAGCAGCATGTCCAACGCGATCAACTACGGCGACGTCGTCGCCGTCTACGGGGCTCCCTACTCCTCGCTTCGCGTCGGGGACGTTATCGTCTTCCACGACCCCAGGGGCAACCCAGGGGTTGTCATACATCGGATCTTCTCGGTCGGCGACTGCCAGGGCCAGGTCTGCTACACGACCAAAGGCGACAACATGGCCACCAACCCTTCCGCCGACCCTTGGAGCGTCACCGAGAGTTTCTATGAAGGCAGGGTGCTCGCTGTCCTTCCATACGCCGGCTACCTGTCTCCCGCACTGTGGGGGTTCACCGGCGTCTCACTTTACGTGCTTCTCGGATCGATCGGGGGAATCGCGGTCCTGCTCGGCATCAAGTCCAAGAACTCAGGGAAAGAAACCTCCAAAGCCTCCGGGGGGGCCTCTGCCATGGACACCGCTGGAGGCCGTTGA
- a CDS encoding aminotransferase class I/II-fold pyridoxal phosphate-dependent enzyme produces the protein MHEAEPVDEGSGSITTPIYQTSTFAFTKAEDARRAVLGETKKYVYSRWDNPTTVRLEKKLAFFEGAEDAAFFSSGMAAISTSVLSALKAGDHAVAISDLYGGAFQLMTKILPRFGVRTTLVETGNHAAMKKVVGPSTKLVYIESPTNPTLKLVDIAGAARIAHGVGAALMVDNTFASPINQNPVKLGADVVLHSATKYINGHADVTAGVAAGDAETVDRIKHLRRDLGGTLDPHAAWLILRGMKTMALRVRAQNENAMAVAEFLSKHKRVRAVHYPGLASHPQHALASKQMKGYGGMMSFELKGTQKDAERLTERLKVVLLAASLGGVESLVSQPSIMTHTQMTKEERSGTGIPETLIRLSVGIEDKEDLVEDFRQALGP, from the coding sequence GTGCACGAGGCAGAGCCCGTGGACGAGGGGTCCGGCTCAATCACGACCCCGATCTACCAGACCTCGACCTTCGCCTTCACAAAGGCCGAGGACGCGAGGAGGGCGGTCCTGGGGGAGACCAAGAAGTACGTTTACTCTCGCTGGGACAACCCAACGACTGTCAGGCTCGAGAAGAAGCTGGCCTTCTTTGAGGGTGCTGAGGACGCGGCCTTCTTCTCCTCAGGCATGGCCGCGATCTCAACTTCGGTCCTCTCCGCCCTGAAGGCCGGGGACCACGCCGTCGCGATAAGCGACCTCTACGGTGGCGCGTTCCAGCTCATGACCAAGATTCTGCCTAGGTTCGGCGTGAGGACGACCCTGGTCGAGACCGGGAACCACGCCGCGATGAAGAAGGTCGTAGGGCCTTCTACTAAGCTCGTCTACATCGAGAGCCCCACGAATCCAACCCTGAAGCTAGTTGACATCGCCGGGGCGGCGCGCATAGCGCACGGGGTCGGGGCGGCTCTGATGGTCGACAACACCTTCGCCTCGCCGATCAACCAGAACCCGGTCAAGCTTGGGGCCGACGTCGTCCTCCACAGTGCCACGAAGTACATCAACGGTCACGCGGACGTCACTGCAGGAGTGGCGGCCGGAGACGCAGAGACCGTCGACCGGATCAAGCACCTGAGGAGGGACCTGGGCGGGACCCTGGACCCCCACGCCGCCTGGCTGATACTCAGAGGGATGAAGACCATGGCCCTCAGGGTCAGGGCCCAGAACGAGAACGCGATGGCTGTCGCAGAGTTCCTTTCTAAGCACAAGAGGGTCAGGGCGGTCCACTACCCGGGGCTCGCGAGCCATCCGCAGCACGCGCTCGCCTCCAAGCAGATGAAAGGGTACGGGGGGATGATGAGCTTCGAGCTGAAGGGGACACAAAAGGACGCTGAGAGGCTCACCGAGCGGCTGAAGGTCGTACTGCTCGCTGCGAGCCTCGGAGGGGTGGAGTCGCTGGTTTCTCAGCCGTCGATCATGACCCACACTCAGATGACCAAGGAGGAGAGGTCGGGCACCGGCATCCCTGAGACCCTGATCAGGCTCTCGGTGGGGATCGAGGACAAGGAGGACCTGGTCGAAGACTTCAGGCAGGCACTGGGGCCATGA
- a CDS encoding DUF1743 domain-containing protein, whose protein sequence is MHCLVGIDDTDSSRGFCTTYLGYRIAADLSDVLEVLPFPRLVRLNPNIPFKTRGNAAVCLLIDAPDPDRAFARLSAKVSELSDVEGGANTGMVFLDDPGVARSFDRLYSDALCGVVNPHRARRTIAEAGARSFELGNGMGLVGAASALAFDERYDHTYELISYRLPERFGTMRKLDPDSVFRMDSETFPRTLNNVDHQKRKVLISPHGPDPVLAGVRGDSPDTVLGAFRSLVLDEDPQGHMVYVSNQHTDAHLERKLDWKAYSSGWDEGEVVGVDVGQGGHTYVSINCAGTRRLCSAYEPTGDLRRAAKLLKPGDRLRVYGGVRRATKLHSKTLNLETFEVLASAKGGLPRGTYISSPRANRHLTKPLSRYGREAPSYLPNVPEGWLSRPVMAPVPA, encoded by the coding sequence ATGCACTGCCTCGTCGGCATCGACGACACCGACTCCTCGAGGGGATTCTGCACCACCTACCTGGGGTACAGGATCGCCGCCGACCTCTCCGACGTCCTCGAGGTCCTGCCCTTCCCCCGCCTCGTCCGGCTCAACCCCAACATCCCCTTCAAGACCCGCGGGAACGCCGCCGTCTGCCTGCTCATCGACGCCCCCGACCCTGACAGAGCGTTCGCGCGCCTGTCCGCAAAGGTCTCCGAGCTCTCCGATGTGGAGGGAGGCGCGAACACCGGCATGGTCTTCCTCGACGACCCAGGGGTGGCCCGTTCGTTCGACCGGCTCTACTCCGACGCGCTCTGCGGAGTGGTCAATCCCCACCGCGCACGGCGGACCATCGCAGAGGCGGGGGCCAGGTCGTTCGAGCTGGGCAACGGGATGGGCCTGGTCGGGGCGGCGAGCGCCTTGGCCTTCGACGAGCGGTACGACCATACCTACGAGCTGATCTCCTACAGGCTCCCCGAGCGCTTCGGAACCATGAGGAAGTTGGACCCTGACTCGGTCTTCCGCATGGACTCTGAGACCTTCCCCCGCACCCTGAACAACGTCGACCACCAGAAGCGCAAGGTCCTCATCTCTCCGCACGGGCCCGACCCGGTCCTCGCCGGCGTCAGGGGCGACTCGCCCGACACCGTCCTGGGGGCGTTCCGAAGCCTTGTCCTCGACGAGGACCCGCAGGGGCACATGGTCTACGTCTCGAACCAGCACACGGACGCGCACCTCGAGAGGAAGCTCGACTGGAAGGCCTACTCATCGGGTTGGGACGAGGGCGAGGTGGTCGGGGTCGATGTGGGCCAGGGCGGCCACACGTACGTCAGCATCAACTGCGCTGGGACGCGCAGGCTCTGCTCCGCCTACGAGCCGACCGGCGACCTCCGAAGGGCCGCGAAGCTCCTAAAGCCGGGCGACAGGCTGAGGGTCTACGGAGGGGTCAGGAGGGCCACAAAGCTGCACTCCAAGACTCTCAACCTGGAGACTTTCGAAGTACTGGCCTCCGCCAAGGGAGGGCTCCCCAGAGGGACCTACATCTCCTCCCCGAGGGCCAACAGGCACCTGACCAAGCCTCTTTCCAGGTACGGCCGAGAGGCGCCGAGCTACCTGCCCAATGTTCCGGAGGGCTGGCTCTCGAGACCGGTCATGGCCCCAGTGCCTGCCTGA
- a CDS encoding Lrp/AsnC ligand binding domain-containing protein — protein sequence MGGDFGTCRWRFVLINADLGAEEDLLKKLREIQNVRDVYVVYGVYDIVARVEADTMEKVKETITWNIRRLDKVRSTLTMIVVEA from the coding sequence ATAGGTGGTGATTTCGGCACATGCCGATGGCGTTTCGTATTAATTAACGCAGATTTAGGCGCTGAAGAGGATCTTCTCAAGAAGCTCCGCGAGATCCAGAACGTCAGGGACGTCTACGTCGTGTACGGGGTCTACGACATCGTCGCAAGGGTCGAGGCCGACACGATGGAGAAGGTCAAGGAGACGATCACCTGGAACATCCGCAGGCTCGACAAGGTGAGGAGCACGCTCACCATGATCGTAGTCGAAGCCTAG
- a CDS encoding DUF367 family protein, translated as MFGVFALEMGQDDPTKCTARKMIQADLAKGVGRKFHANDKTMVLNPYAHRVISPPDKSVKAIMVNDCSWNQAQEVFFTRLGGKHRRLPMLLAANPTNYAVPGMLSSVEAVAAAMYVLGEVEDAQVFLALYKWGPNFETLNKEPLEAYRKARSEGRVLQAEREYFPRLFER; from the coding sequence ATGTTCGGAGTCTTCGCTCTCGAGATGGGCCAGGACGACCCCACGAAGTGCACGGCCAGGAAGATGATCCAGGCGGACCTGGCCAAGGGGGTGGGGAGAAAGTTCCACGCCAACGACAAGACGATGGTGCTCAACCCGTACGCCCACAGGGTCATCTCTCCCCCCGACAAATCGGTAAAGGCGATCATGGTCAACGACTGCTCGTGGAACCAGGCGCAGGAGGTCTTCTTCACGCGCCTGGGGGGCAAGCACAGGAGGCTCCCGATGCTTTTGGCCGCCAACCCCACCAACTACGCCGTCCCGGGGATGCTCAGCTCCGTGGAGGCGGTCGCGGCTGCGATGTACGTCCTGGGGGAGGTGGAGGACGCGCAGGTCTTCCTGGCGCTCTACAAGTGGGGGCCCAACTTCGAGACGCTCAACAAGGAGCCCCTCGAGGCGTACAGGAAGGCCCGCTCCGAGGGGAGGGTCCTCCAGGCGGAAAGGGAGTACTTCCCGAGGCTCTTCGAGCGCTGA
- a CDS encoding DNA repair exonuclease gives MHKFAHLADAHLGAHREPNLRKLELETFDLTMQKCVEIGVDFVLVCGDLFHVGIPDLGVVDAALRSMQRLRREEIPIYAIYGSHDYTPNGTSVIDILNTAGILTNLFRPQFVGEKLRVPVTTDERTGAKLAGISARKIGLESRWYERLDRESLEEVGGFKVFAFHSGITELKPPDLEQMESIGVDMLPRGFDYYAGGHIHGRGEFSLEGHEKIVFPGPLFTGHGPDLEATARGEKRGFYIAEFDERLRGQRFVPMETVQGVFREYDLTGKNSVEASRWMGQDLEGVDVGGKLVVVRAWGELAGGRSSDIDFGAMRAGLAARGALHVYLNRGSVRSREVSQRLMQGMDSRDVERALFRSEAGKVKARAQRLGRERSPETAGELLGILRQPQKVGESKRDYVSRMSRSGADALGLEDVA, from the coding sequence TTGCACAAGTTCGCCCACCTCGCCGACGCACACCTCGGGGCGCACAGGGAGCCGAACCTGCGGAAGCTCGAGCTCGAGACCTTCGACCTGACGATGCAGAAGTGCGTGGAGATAGGAGTAGACTTCGTCCTCGTATGCGGCGACCTCTTCCACGTGGGGATACCCGACCTTGGCGTCGTCGACGCGGCACTGCGGAGCATGCAGAGGCTTCGGAGAGAGGAGATCCCAATCTACGCGATCTACGGGAGCCACGATTACACTCCCAACGGGACCTCGGTCATCGACATCCTGAACACGGCCGGGATCTTGACCAATCTGTTTAGACCCCAGTTCGTTGGAGAGAAGCTTAGGGTCCCCGTAACCACCGACGAAAGGACCGGAGCCAAGCTCGCGGGCATTTCGGCAAGGAAGATCGGGCTCGAGAGCAGGTGGTACGAGCGGCTGGACAGGGAGTCGCTGGAGGAGGTCGGGGGGTTCAAGGTCTTCGCGTTCCACAGTGGGATTACGGAGCTCAAGCCCCCTGACCTCGAGCAGATGGAGAGCATAGGGGTGGACATGCTGCCGAGGGGCTTCGACTACTATGCGGGCGGGCACATACACGGGAGGGGCGAGTTCTCTCTGGAGGGGCACGAGAAGATAGTCTTCCCGGGGCCGCTCTTCACCGGGCACGGGCCCGACCTGGAGGCGACTGCGAGGGGGGAAAAGAGGGGGTTCTACATTGCCGAGTTCGACGAGAGGCTCAGGGGACAGAGGTTCGTCCCGATGGAGACGGTGCAGGGTGTCTTCAGGGAGTACGACCTGACTGGGAAGAACTCGGTCGAGGCGAGCAGGTGGATGGGGCAGGACCTTGAGGGCGTGGACGTCGGAGGTAAGCTGGTGGTGGTCAGGGCCTGGGGGGAGCTGGCGGGAGGGAGGAGCTCTGACATCGACTTTGGGGCCATGAGGGCGGGGCTGGCGGCGAGGGGTGCCCTGCACGTGTACCTGAACCGCGGCTCGGTCAGGTCGAGGGAGGTCTCGCAGCGCCTGATGCAGGGGATGGATTCGAGGGATGTGGAGAGGGCCCTCTTCAGGAGCGAGGCGGGGAAGGTGAAGGCTCGCGCTCAGAGGCTCGGGCGGGAGAGGAGCCCCGAGACGGCGGGGGAGCTGCTTGGGATCCTGAGGCAACCCCAGAAGGTGGGCGAGTCGAAGAGGGACTACGTGTCGAGGATGTCGCGTTCGGGAGCGGATGCGCTGGGCCTGGAGGACGTCGCGTGA